From the Agrobacterium larrymoorei genome, one window contains:
- a CDS encoding ABC transporter substrate-binding protein — MKKTAVTVVTAATLMAFTALSALAQSDPLGGNSVVSDKSTIVVGSADFPESQLLATIYAKALAAKGVKVEIHANIGSREVYFPALKDGSIDLIPEYGGAVLRYLDRSSTLNSSDDVLAALKTVLPEGVQALSASSAQDTNTVVVTQASAEKYGLKAIGDLKNHAGDWVLGGPPEWKVRPDGVPGFEKNYGVKFKSYKALDVCGPLVLSALNNGQIEVGCGFSTDPALKSNKLVALADPLNQFPSQNVLPLISSTKVTKEITAALDAVSDALTTDDLLDMNARITAHESYDVIADDWLKAHKLQ, encoded by the coding sequence ATGAAGAAAACCGCCGTAACGGTTGTCACCGCCGCCACATTGATGGCGTTCACTGCGCTATCGGCGTTGGCTCAAAGCGATCCTCTTGGGGGCAATTCCGTCGTGTCAGACAAATCGACGATCGTCGTCGGTTCCGCTGATTTTCCGGAGAGCCAGTTGCTCGCTACTATTTATGCCAAGGCGCTGGCTGCAAAGGGTGTGAAAGTTGAGATCCACGCGAACATTGGTAGTCGCGAAGTGTATTTTCCGGCTTTGAAGGATGGTTCCATCGATCTCATACCGGAATATGGTGGCGCGGTGCTTCGATACCTCGACAGAAGCTCGACGCTGAACTCAAGTGATGACGTTCTGGCAGCACTTAAGACGGTTTTGCCAGAAGGCGTGCAGGCGCTATCGGCATCGTCGGCGCAGGATACCAACACGGTTGTCGTCACGCAGGCTAGCGCCGAAAAATATGGATTGAAGGCGATTGGTGATCTTAAAAATCATGCTGGTGACTGGGTACTGGGCGGACCGCCCGAATGGAAGGTAAGGCCAGATGGCGTTCCGGGATTCGAGAAGAATTACGGCGTCAAGTTCAAGTCTTACAAAGCCCTGGACGTATGTGGGCCGCTGGTTCTCTCCGCTCTCAACAACGGCCAGATCGAGGTGGGTTGCGGCTTCTCCACCGACCCGGCGCTCAAGTCTAACAAGCTCGTCGCGCTCGCCGACCCGCTAAATCAATTCCCCTCTCAGAACGTCCTTCCATTGATATCATCGACAAAGGTAACCAAGGAAATTACTGCGGCATTGGACGCGGTTTCGGACGCGCTGACGACTGACGATCTTCTCGATATGAATGCGCGGATCACAGCACATGAAAGCTACGATGTTATCGCTGACGACTGGCTGAAAGCGCATAAGCTACAGTGA